The nucleotide sequence TGTCACCCACCTTGGGACAGTGTCAgccaccctgggacagtgtcacccatcctgctgggacagTGCCACCCACCTTGAGACAGTGTCACCCACCTTGGGACAGTGCCAcccatcctgctgggacagTGCCACCCACCTTGAGACAGTGTCACCCACCTTGGGACAgtgccaccagccctgctgggacagTGCCACCCACCTTGGGACAGTGTCAcccaccctgggacagtgtcacCCACCTTGGGACAATGCCACCAGTCCTGCTGGGACAGTGCCACCCTCCTCCTGAGTGCCCCTTGTCCCTCTCAGAATGTCCCTTGTCCCTCTGAGAATGTCCTTTGTCCCTCTCAGTGTCCCTGGTCCCTctcagtgtcccctgtccctctcaGAGTGTCCCTTGTCCTCTTCAAATCCTCACCGCTGCTATTTTTAGCTTTGCTGTGCTGCGCTGCTGCTGCGTCACAAAGCAGGTGCTGGAACAGCTCATTTATTACAAACAGCTCCTGAAGgagttttcccagttttcccagttttcccagtttgctttcccagcaggaggaaaggctgggataCAAACGAGGGTGCCTGGAATGcggcagctcctccagcagggCTTGGAGTGCTCGGGATCATCCTGGGAATCCCGGGGTGAATCCcggggagcagctccagggagaggGGGGACACCCATGAGTGTCACCCTGCTCCTGGTGTCACCCTGCTCCTGGCGTCACCCTGCTCCTGGTGTCACCGTGCCCTGGTGTCACCCTGCTCTGGTGTCACCCTGCTCCTGGTGTCACCCTGCTCCTGGCGTCACCCTGCTCTGGGGTCACCCTGCTCCTGGTGTCACCCTGCTCCTGGCGTCACCGTGCCCTGGTGTCACCCTGCTCTGGGGTCACCCTGCTCTGGTGTCACCGTGCCCTGGTGTCACCCTGCTCCTGGTGTCACCCTGCTCTGGGGTCACCCTGCCCTGGTGTCACCCTGCTCTGGGGTCACCGTGCCTTGGTGTCACCCTGCTCCTGGCGTCACCCTGCTCTGGTGTCACCCTGCTCCTGGCATCACCCTGCTCCTGGTGTCACCGTGCCCTGGTGTCACCCTGCTCTGGGGTCACCCTGCCCTGGTGTCACCATGTCCTGGTGTCACCCTGCTcctggtgtcaccctgcccctggtgtcaccctGTCCTGAGGGTCACCCCCTTTTTGTGTCCCCAAAGACCTGTACACGGCCCCCGACTCGTGCGAGGGCCGCTGCGGGGAGCCCTTCAGCGAGGAGGACGAGTGTCATTGTCACCCCGAGTGTGTCACACACCGCAACTGCTGCGAGGACCACGACAGGCACTGCGGGCCCGGTGAGCTCCCGGGGACAGGGATTTGGagtgtccccatccccctgagggtccccaaggtgtccccaaagtgtccccatcccctgaGGGTGCCAGGGGTTGGTCCTGACCccctgcagtgtccccaaggtgtccccaccCCCCTGAGCTCCTTTTTCCCCACAGGTGGGGAAGGGTCCGAGGATGGAGCTCGAGCCCGTGGTGAGTGAGGAGGGACAGAACCTCCCCCTGTTCCTCGGGGTGTCCCCTCCATTCCTCGGAGTGTCCCCCCTGCTCCTCGGGGTGTCCCCCCTGCTCCTCGGAGTGTCCCCTCCATTCCTCGGGGTGTCCCCCCTGCTCCTCGGAGTGTCCCCCTTTTTCATGGATCCCAGAGTTGTCCCCAGcccccacctgtccccacagAGGCATCCTCACTTTTCCGTGGATCCCAGATCCATGGATCCTGCAGGATCCCCCTCTGACTTTTCCATGGATTCTCCTGGATCTCCCTCTTGCTTTTCCATCCTGGATCCCTCTCACTTTTCCATGGATCCCAGATCCATGGATCCTGCTTGATCCCTCTCACTTTTCCGTGGATCTCAGATCCATGGATCCTGATTGATCCCTCTCACTTTTCCGTGGATCTCAGATCCATGGATCCTGATTGATCCCTCTCACTTTTCCGTGGATCCCAGATCCATGGATCCTGCTTGATCCCTCTCACTTTTCCATGGATCCCAGATCCATGGATCTTGCAGGATCCCCCTCACTTTTCCATGGCTCCCAGCGCTGTCCCCACCCTCTGCCTGTCCCCACAGACGGATTCTCCAGCAGCCGCGATTCCATCACggaccaggagctgctggagctctcGGAGCAGCTTTATGAGCTGGATCACAACAAAGCCCGGCCCAGCGACATCGCCCTCAACCCCCAGCACCTGGCGGCTCCCGACGAGACCGGGGACAAACAGGACCTGTCCCCACATCCGTGAGTGCCACCAGGGTGGGGACAAtgtcccagagctgggctggcagggaatggggctgaAATTCCTTGGATCTGCTCTTGCCCAGGCTCTACAAATACGTGAACGAGGAGCTCTTCTCCAAGCCCACCTACGCCAGGTTCATCAAGCTGCTGGATAATTACCAGAGGGCCAcgggaagggaggaggaggtgaCGGCCGAGGAGCTTCAGGAGCAGGATGGTTTCCTCGTGGAGGTGATGGAAACGGAGCTGATGAAGAAACTTTTTGTGTTCCTGAAGGGGAAAAGTGAGTTCGGatcagggcagggctggaatcCCAAAGGAAAGTCCCAgttgggtgggaatgggatgggttgggaatgatttgggatggggtgggaaCGATCTGAGatgggaatggaatggaaatTATATGGGATGGGAATtatttgggatgggaatgacTTGGGATGGGAATGATCTGGGATGAGAatgatttgggatgggaatggtcTGGGATGGGAATGATCTGGGATGGAAATGATTTGGGATGGGAACGATCTGGGATGAGATTTCCAGGACAGGGAGGAATCCAGCAGGGGGAATTCccgaggggcaggagcagggaagggatgggggaagctcagctctgcccctcccacctctccctgcagatcgctacagctcccagcaggaattcctgcaggatttGAAGGAAATGTGGTTTGGTCTCTACTCCCGAGGGGATGGAGAACGCGATTCCAGCGGTTTTGAGCACGTGTTCTCAGGTACAGCCatcccaggtgtgctcaggtacagccctccccaggtgtgctcaggtacagccctccccaggtgtgctcaggtacAGCCCTCCCCCGGGCCGGGCTGTGGGCtcatcccaaaatcctcccctTTGTGTTTTTAGGGGAggtgaaaaagggaaaagtttcTGGATTTCACAACTGGATCCGCTTCTACCTCCTGGAAAAGCAGGGGATCGTCAACTACTTCAGCCACAACTTCAACGGGCCGGTGAGAGCTGCTGGGGGGCCGGGGACACCCCACTGTCACCCCGTTGTCACCCCACTGTCACCCCGTTGTCACCCCATTGACACCCCGTTGTCACCCCACTGTCACCCCGTTGTCACCCCACTGTCACCCCGTTGTTACCCCATTGACACCCCGTTGTCACCCCACTGACACCCCACTGTCACCCCGTTGTCACCCCGTTGTCACCCCGTTGTCACCCCACTGTCACCCCCATTGTCACCCCACTGTCACCCCGTTGTCACCCCACTGTCACCCCGTTGTCACCCCATTGACACCCCGTTGTCACCCCACTGTCACCCCGTTGTCACCCCATTGACACCCCGTTGTCACCCCACTGTCACCCCGTTGTCACCCCACTGTCACCCCGTTGTCACCCCGTTGTCACCCCACTGACACCCCGTTGTCACCCCATTGACACCCCGTTGACATTCCCGGGCCCTGCtgcccccaaatccctgctgagTGTGGATTCCTGGCCCTGCTGACCCCATATCCCAATCCCTTCCCAGTGGGACACGTACCCCGACGTGCTGGGGCTCCAGTTCAGCTGGGATGGATTCTACAAAGAAGTGGGATCGGCTTTCATCGGCTCCAGCCCCGAGTTCGAGTTTGGGATCTACTCCCTCTGCTTCCTGGCACGGCCCGGCCGGGCGTGAGTGCTGACCccgtgtctgtctgtccgtcctGGGTCCGACCCTGGGGCCAACGGGGCCTCCCTgagccccagcagggctgaatttggggtgtcaggggtgggatgggatcaatggggtcaatgggatcaatgggatgggatgggatcaatagaatgggatcagtgggatcagtgggatggaATAGAAggggatgggatcaatgggatgggatcaatgggatcagTGGGGTCAATGGGGTCAATGGGATCAGTGGGGTcaatgggatcagtgggatcagtgggatggaATAGAAGGGGATGGGAtcgatgggatgggatcaatgggatcagTGGGGTCAATGGGGTCAATGGGATCAGTGGGGTCAATGGGGTCAATGGGAGCAGTGGGATGGAATGGAAGGggatgggatcagtgggatcaatgggaacaatgggatcagtgggatggaATAGAAagggatgggatcaatgggatgggatgggatcaatgggatcagtgggatcagtgggatggaatggaaggggatgggatgggatcaatggaatgggatcagtgggatcagtgggatggaatggaaggggatgggatcaatggggTCAATGAGATCAATGGGaacaatgggatgggatgggatcaatggggtcagtgggatcaatgggatgggatgggatcaatggaatgggatcagtgggatcagtgggatgTAGTAGAAGGGGATGGGAtcgatgggatgggatcaatgggatcaatggggTCAATGGGATGGGgttgatgggatgggatcaatgggaacaatgggatcagtgggatggaATAGAAGGGGATGGGAtcgatgggatgggatcaatgggatcagTGGGgtcaatgggatcaatgggatgggatgggatgggatggggtcAATGGGATGGAACAGCCCTGTCTGGGGACACCAAGAGCACCTGGAGTTGGGACTGTGGGGTCAGGGGCTCAGTGTTGGAGCACTGTGAGTGTGGGGACACCGAGAGCCCCCAGAGCCACTGCTGTGGGGCTCAGGTGACAGGAGCTGTCCCCACAGATGCCACCTGAGCCTGGGCGGGCACCCCCTGAGCATCCAGACCTACCCCTGGACCAAATCCACCTACGGCAACGGCCGCAGGTTCATCGCCACCGCCTACGTGATGTCCCCCTGAGGGGTGGGGACGGCTGGGGGGGCGAGCACTGCCCGCTCCGGGGTGGCCCCCGCGCTGTTCGGGGGGTCCGGGCAGGCTGTGGGCTCGGAGGGGCCTGGGTGGGGGCCGAGGCCTGAGGGGAGGAGACGAGGGGACACTCCCAGACCCCAccgggcacagggaggggacaaggggacacccccagaccccgctgggaacagggaggggacaaggggacaccCCCAGACCCCACCGGGCACGGGGAGGGGACGAGGGGACACCCCCAGACCCCACCGGGCACGGGGAGGGGACACCCCCAGACCCCACCTCGAGTCTCGGGCCCCGGGCTCGGTGGAAGAGCGGCGGGaaggattttgggatggaaaggaggATCCTGAGAGGAATAAACACTGCCCTGGCTGGAGGAGTGCTGGGATCTGGGTTCCTGCAGATCTCCCCCACCTCTTTTTATCCCCCCATATCCCCTCTCTGAGCCCCCCGAggatttttccccccccagGACACCGCCGGTCCCCGGGGCTCTGTCCCCTGGAGCCCCTCCCCGGGAATTCGGTGCCTCCCCCAcccctgcccagctgagccCTCCCCGAGGGCCGCGggtccccagggacccccaaacccccctccCATGAtctggggctgctcagggctccaggtgctccagcaCCGCCCACAGGGGGACAGAGCAGAGCCCgagggggcagcgggacccCAGAACGGAACCCCCGAACCCCCACCCCGTCCCAGAACAGaacccccaaacccttccctgtCCTAGAACGGaacccccaaacccttccctATCCCAGAATGGAACCCACAAACCCCCACCTTTGTCCCATAACAACCCCCCcaagaccccaaacccccacccCTGTTTTAGAACGGAActccccaaatccttccctgtcccagAATGGAACTCCCGGATCTCCACCTTTGTCCCAGAATGGACcccccaaacccttccctgtCCCATAACGAACCCCCCAAACCTTTCCCTATCCCATAATGGAATCCCCAAACCCTTCCTTGTCCCATAACAAACCCCTCGaacccccaaacccttccctATGCCAGAACGGACCCCCCGaacccccaaacccttccctATCCCAGAACGGACCCCCCGTacccccaaacccttccctATGCCAGAACGGACCCCCCGAACCCCCACCCCTTTCCCCAGGCCAGACCCGGGACACGCTCGGGACAAGACCCCACCCCGAAGCACCGGGACCCCGCAGCTCATCTCGAATTTGCTCATCccagattttggggggggggggggggtcccggagaggggatgggatggggagggTGAGAACCCCcagcttccccccccccccccccgttgtCCCCATCCCCccctcctgcactgctgggggggggtcccagggcgGCGGGGTCGGGCCGAGAGCTCGGAGCTGCCTGACAGATggtcctgggcagggctgggagtcccCACACCATCTGCCAGGGGtcacaggtgaccccaaaaccccgccggggggagggggagatggTGTTGGGGAGGAgatggtggtgggggggggggggatgccAGAGCTTGATTTATAGAAATGGGAAATCGGGGAGAGGGCGacttttggggggggggggggatgggggacCCCCCGGGTGGTGTCCCCCCTCTGTCCCACTCatccgggggggggggggattatGGAGTCAATTGAGGGTCCCAAAGGTGGGGACATGGCCAGGGTGGTCCGGGCTAGCTGAGGGGGGGGGTCTGGGTGCTCCAGCCCGTCCGGGTGGTTCCTGCCCTGTCTTGGCCCAGGAGCCGCTTTCTCCTCCGTGCCagcgctgccagcagctcctggatgcCAAAtctgtccccccccccccaacaccTCGGTgatgtccccggtgtccccaaaTTCACACCGAGCTCCCGACCTCGCGTCCTCGGaaattttccctctgggaaatTCCTCCAACGCAAATTCCTGGGGAGGACGGAGGGGAAACAGCGCAGGGGGAGGGTCcttgggggtggggggtgcTCAGGGGATAGTGGGGAGCTGCACCCAGCAGGGACCCCCCCCAATCTGGGGACCCCCACCCAggcctggggagggcagggagagccaCGCTGGGAATTTCTCCAGGTCCCTCCCGCTCCCCCTGCCCGCTCCGGGTCGGGTGTGAGGGATCCAAGCTCAGGTGGAACAGCGGAACTCACCGTGGGTGGGTCCCAAatccccaccccccctccccaaaaaaaaaaaaacaaaaaacaaagcgAACAAATAAATCCTCCCTgatgctggcacagccacctcAACCTCCTCCTACCACCCCCAGCGCCCCTGAGAGCGCCCTAGAACACCTGGGAGCCCCCCCAAGACCCCTGAGAGCCCCCTAGAACACCTGGGAGCCCCCCAAGAACCCTGAGAaccccccagcacccctgggAGCCCGCTGAGAGCCCCCCAGGACCACTGAGAGTCCCCCAAGACCCCTAAGAGACCACCCAAGACCCCTGGTAGCCCCTCCCAGGACCCCTGCGATACCACCAAGATCCCTGAGAGTCCCCCAAGACCCCTACGACCCCCCCCCCGCACCCCTGGTGACCCCCTGAGAGCCCCCCAAGACCCCCCCAAGACCCCTGGTAACCCCCTGAGAGCCCCCCAAGACCCCCCCAACACCCCTGGTAACCCCCTGAGAGCCCCCCCAAGACCCCTACGACCCCCCCCCACCAGCACCCCTCCTagccccccaaaacccctacaatccccccacccccagaaCCCACCACATCCCCTtgcctgggggggggggggtctcccACTCTCGCTTCATCTCGAGGGGGTGACACAAAGGGAAGGACCCCCGGATTCTTCCCCCGAGtagggagggggggggggggggggggagaaaggagacaaaaaaaaaaaacccaaaaaagaaaaaagagcagaaaagggCGGGGCACGAGGGGAGGGGCAGCTGTGGGCAAGCTGCCTCCAGCCATCTGTTGCCAACTCGGGGCCTCCGGGACCCCCCCCCAGCTCCTCACGGGGATCGCAGGGGCGGGGGGGTGGTCCCGACTCaacacccccaccccccaaccccccccgcTCCTCCCCATCCCCCACCTGAGGCAGCTCCGGGCTTGCCCAGGTGTGTTGGCACACCTGAGCTCGCCCCGACActctggggggtgggggggtggggggtttGTCCCCCCTTTCTTCTACATGGGGAGGGGGATGTTGGGGTATCCCCTGGGGTCCCCCCAAAGCGCGCACCTCCtgatttcccccctcccccccccccggttttctggggttttttgttttttttttttcccttttcttatGTTTTTTGGGGCCGTTTTCCCgtctttctccctttttccctctattatttttggatatttccccgttttttggggttttcccctgtttctccctttcccctctattatttttggatttttcctcgtgttttgggatttttttttcccatatttccctttttttggggggttttcccctgtttctccctttcccctatattatttttggatttttcctcgtgttttttggggttttcccctgtttctcccttttcccctctaTTATTTTTTGATATTTCCCCGTTTTTTTCGGGGGTTTTCCCCtgtttctccctttcccctctattatttttggatttttcctcgtgttttgggatttttttttcccatatttcccccgtatttcccttttttttggggttttcccctgtttctcccttttcccctctattatttttggatttttcctcgtgttttgggattttttttccccatatttcccccatatttcccttttttttggggttttcccctgtttctccctttcccctctattatttttggatttttcctcgtgttttgggattttttttttcccatatttcccccgtatttcccttttttttggggttttcccctgtttctccctttcccctctattatttttggattttccctcgtgttttgggatttttttttcccatatttccccCGTATTTCCCgttttttgggggtttccccctgtttctccctttccccctatattattttttgatttttctcgtgtcttttgggattttcccctgtttctccctttttcccctctattatttttggatttttcctcgtgttttgggggttttaccCGTGTATCTCCTGTTTTCCACGTGGttctttaggttttttttcccgttttgCCCGTGTTTTTTGGGATTATCctgtttctcccttttttcccccgtattattttggggttttttccccctcgtgttttgggggtttttcccGTGTTCTTTGAGTTTTGTTCcctttattttccccattttcccgtgttttttggggatttttcccccCAGGTTTATCCCACTTTTTGGGGGTTTCCctcggggttttttttttcctgtttccccacgttttttgggggggttttcccctatttttcctcattttttgtgtgttttttccccatttcccccatgtTTTTTTCGGTTTATCCCCCACGTTTCTTCCATTTCTCACAggggactgggagaggaggaggaaggaaatccGGCTGCCTGGATTTCTCCAGCAcgatgaggatgaggaaggtTCTGGCTCCAGCTGAGCCCCCCTCTAGGCCAAACCCGCGGCTTTAAATCCTAATCCGAGCCTCCCTAATCCCTCCCGTAATTGATCCGGGCCTAACTGCCCCGATGGGGCTCTGGCCACAtctggtccaggagctgcacttCAGCCTAAgaagatgaggatgaggatgaagatgaggatTTACTAAACCATTTACAGCCCTGGAAAAAATGGGATCTCCCCTCTGGAGCAATCCCCcccccctaaaaatcccaatttGTTGGAATTCCTGCGGTTGGAAACATCCGAGGATTTACCCGGaattaacaaagaaataaaccctcccccccaaaaaaaaccccagccctgatatttttttggggggagggtcTGTGAGGAACCCCCAGAACATCCCCCCAACCCAGGGGTGCAGCGGGGAGGGGTCAGACGCTGCCAGGATTTTGGGATAACAAATCCTCCTTTAGCAGGGATTTATCccgggggtgggaggggtggtggagagcagggcagagccccCCCCCCGAGACCCCCCGAGCATCTCTGGCAGCTgggccgggggtcccggggtTAATGAGGGAGCGGCGGCCGTTGGTCCCATATGGACACGGGAATGGGGAGGGGGCGGCTCCTACCGAGGTCCTGCCCGTCttttggggctggggggaggccGGACCCCTCCTCTTTGAGCTGCCCTGAGCCCCCcgaggggcagggggagggttctgattcccccccccccccaccttgtGGAGCTGCTCCCGCATCCTTCCCTTTCCAGGAGTTCTGCAAATCACAAACCAGATCCTGGGCTGGGGGCTTCCAGCGCCCCAAACCTTGCTCCAAACTCTTCCCTGTCCCAAAacgggacccccaaaccccaaacccttccctgtcccagaacgggacccccaaatccccaaacacTTCCCTGTCCCAGAacgggacccccaaaccccaaaactctccCCAGTCCCAGAacgggacccccaaaccccaaaccctccccagTCCCAGAacgggacccccaaaccccaaaacccttccctgtcccagaacgggacccccaaacccccaaaccctccccagTCCCAGAAcgggacccccaaacccttccctgtcccagaacaggacccccaaaccccaaaccctccccagTCCCAGAacgggacccccaaaccccaaaacccttcCCTGTCCCAGAACTggacccccaaacccttccctgtCCCAGAACGGGAcctccaaaccccaaaacccttccctgtccccgaacgggacccccaaatccccaaaccctccccagTCCCAGAacgggacccccaaaccccaaaacccttcCCTGTTCCAGAAcgggacccccaaacccttccctgtcccagaatgaaatccccaaatcccaaatttcatCCTCCGGGGGATCCAGCAGCCCCGACTTTACCCTTCAAGGGACCTGACACCCCTCTGAGGGGTCCCACACCCCCCCGAACCCAGCTGGGGACACGGGGTGGGCACACCCGGGGTCTCTGGAACTCGCCAAGGACCCCCACAGCTCGCCCAGGGACACACTCAGATCCCTGGAACTCGCCAAGGACCCCCACAGCTCGCCCAGGGACACACTCAGATCTCTGGAACTCGCCAAGGACCCCCACAGCTCGCCCAGGGGCACACTCAGATCTCTGGAACTCGCCAAGGACCCCCGCAGCTCGCCCGGGGACACACTCAGATCCCTGGGGCACACTCAGAGATCCCTGGAACTCGCCAAGGACCCCCACAGCTCGCCCAGGGGCACACTCAGATTCCTGGAACTCGCCAAGGACCCCCACAGCTCGCCCAGGGGCACACTCAGATTCCTGGAACTCGCCAAGGACCCCCGCAGCTCGCCCAGGGACACACTCAGATCCCTGGGGCACACTCAGATCCCTGGAACTCGCCAAGGACCCCCACAGCTCGCCCAGGGACACACTCAGATCCCTGGGGCACACTCAGAGATCCCTGGAACTCGCCAAGGACCCCCACAGCTCGCCCAGGGGCACACTCAGATTCCTGGAACTCGCCAAGGACCCCCACAGCTCGCCCGGGGACACACTCAGATTCCTGGAACTCGCCAAGGATCCCCACAGCTCGCCCAGGGGCACACTCAGAGATCCCTGGAACTCGCCAAGGATCCCCACAGCTCGCCCACGGCCCCTGGAAAACCCAAACCAGGGTCGCATCCGTTGCCCCCGCGCTGCCACTCGTGGCCAGGAACCCTCGGGGCCTCTCCCTGGCACCCTGGAGTCGCCGCCCGCGG is from Cinclus cinclus chromosome 30, bCinCin1.1, whole genome shotgun sequence and encodes:
- the ENDOU gene encoding uridylate-specific endoribonuclease, with amino-acid sequence MEPWILLLGAGIALGSVSGHLYTAPDSCEGRCGEPFSEEDECHCHPECVTHRNCCEDHDRHCGPGGEGSEDGARARDGFSSSRDSITDQELLELSEQLYELDHNKARPSDIALNPQHLAAPDETGDKQDLSPHPLYKYVNEELFSKPTYARFIKLLDNYQRATGREEEVTAEELQEQDGFLVEVMETELMKKLFVFLKGKNRYSSQQEFLQDLKEMWFGLYSRGDGERDSSGFEHVFSGEVKKGKVSGFHNWIRFYLLEKQGIVNYFSHNFNGPWDTYPDVLGLQFSWDGFYKEVGSAFIGSSPEFEFGIYSLCFLARPGRACHLSLGGHPLSIQTYPWTKSTYGNGRRFIATAYVMSP